The genomic segment CTCCGCCTGTTTCCAGGAGGGGCCGGAGTCGCCCAGGTCGGCCGCCTGCAAGGCAGCCGTCGCGGCCAGTGGCGCGCAGGCCTTCTACGACTGGAACGGCGTGAACATCGCCAACGCCGCCGGGAAGTCGAAGGAGATCATCCCGGACGGGAAGCTGTGCAGCGCCGGGAACGACAAGTACAAGGGGCTCGACCTGCCGCGCGGCGACTGGCCCTCCAGCAAGCTGTCCGCGGGCAACCACACGTTCCGCTACAAGGGCACCGCCCCGCACAAGGGCTCCTTCGAGCTGTTCGTCACGAAGGAGTCGTACGACCCGTCGAAGCCCCTGAAGTGGTCGGACCTGGAGGAGAAGCCCTTCGTCAAGGTCACCGACCCGAAGATGGAGAACGGCGACTACGTCTTCGACGGCAAGATCCCCGCCCGTGAGGGCCGGCACCTGATCTACTCGATCTGGCAGCGCTCCGATTCCCCCGAGGCGTTCTACACCTGCTCCGACGTCGTCTTCGGGAAGGACGACGGGGGTTCGGGCGGCTCCGCTCCGGCCCCCGCCGCCTCCGCGCCCACCGACCAGGACATCGAGGCCGGCGCCGACAAGTCCTCCGTCGAGCACCACGGCCACGGGGACGCCGACGCCAGGACGGGCGCCGAGGCCACCGGCGCCGCGCCCGCCGCCCCCGCCGCGGACGAGGCCACCGGCGACAACCGGCCGGAGGTGAACGGCGGCGCCGAGAAGCCGGTCACCACGGCGGACGGCAACCTCGCCGAGACCGGCGGCGACAGCACCACGCCGTACATCGCCATGGGCGGCGCCGCGATTCTGGCGGTCGGTGCCGCGGCGATGTTCGCGACGACCCGCCGCCGGGCCTCCGGACGCCACGGCCGCTGAGAGCCTGTGTCGTAGCCCCGGACCGGTCAGCGGAGACGACGCCGGGCGCGTGTCAGGACAGGCACGTGCTCGGCGTCGCGTGTGCCGGGTCCAGGGCGTTCGCCACCTCGTGGTGGGCGACGCGGTCCGTGATGCCGATCGCGACGTGCTCGGACAGGGCCACGGGGCACAGGTCCTGGAGGGTGACGTTGTGGACGTCCGGGCCGGTCAGGAACTGGGTGCGGTACGGGGTGACGACCTCGTCGTACTTCGTGGCGATGACGGTGTAGCGCACACCGGGCACCGTGTCGCCGCCCTCGTTGAGCTTGGTCAGGAAGGGCGAGCCCGCGACCTGGTCGGCGAGGCTCGGGGTCTTGGTGGTCAGCAGGTCCTCGATGCCGGGGAAGTACGGCAGCAGCTTGGTGAGGCCGAGCAGCGTGGTGCCGTGGTTGTCGGGGGCGAGGCCGATCAGGGCGTTCACCTTCGCGGCGCCGCCGAGGAACTTGAGGTAGTGGCGCGGCATCATGCCGCCCTGCGAGTGGCCGACGAGGTCCGCCTTCTTCGCGCCCGTCGAGGCGAGCACCTTGTCGACGAAGACGTCGAGCTGCTCGGCCGACTTGTCGATGGGGCCGAGGCCGTTGAAGAACGGGACGCCCGGCAGCTGGCCGTAGTCCAGGGAGTAGACGCAGTAGCCGCGCTTGACCAGGTAGGGCGCGAGGACGAGCCAGTTGTCGACGGAGTTCCCGAACGTGCCGTGCACGAGGACGACCGGTCGGGGGTGGGCGGCGGACGGCCGGCAGTCGTAGTCGTTCCAGCCTCGGGACGTCGAGGCCTGCGGCGTGTCGGCCGCGGCCGTGGCGGCGGGGGTGAGGGTGACCGCGCCCGTGACGAGCAGGGCGGCGGCGAGCGCGCGCAGCGCTCGTCTCCAGGGCAGCATCGTGTGATCTCCTTGCGGCTCAAGGGAGGTGCGGAAGGAGGTGCGGTGGCGATACGCCTGGTGATCCGGATCAGCAGGATGCCGTGCTCACGTCAAATTACGCGCGAGTAGGTGAAGAGTGAAGCGGCGCGTCACAAAAAGTTCCAGCGTTCACTGGCGCGGTCACGACGCGGGCCCCGGCGCCGTCACGCCGCCAGCGTTCCCGGCACGATCGCGCCCGGACCGAACTTCGCCCGCGCCCGGTCCGCGACCTCCTCGATGCGGCGGGTCTTCTCGTCCGTCGGGTCGAACGACAGCTGATGGGTGGCGCGTTCGGCGGAGGTGAGGCCTTCCGCGCGCAGGGAGAGGGCGCGCACCCGGGCCCGCTGGAGGCCGAGCGCCTCGTACATGCGGTATGCGGCCTTGGCCAGCTCGGTGGAGTGGGCGGTCTGCTCGGGGAGGGCCTTGGAACGGGTGGTGGTGGACCGGTCGGCGTACCGCACCGTGAGGACCAGCGTGCGGCACACCTGGTCCTCGCCGCGCATCCGCGCCCCCAGCTCCTCCGCGCCGGAGAGCAGCGCGCGCCGGTGCCGGAAGGGGTCGAGTTCGTCGCGCGGGAAGGGCCGTTCGACGGAGAGCGAGCGCGCGGCGGCGTTCGGCACGACCCGCGTACGGTCGACACCCCGCGCCTTCTCGCTCAGCTCACGGCCCGCGCGGGCGCCGACGAGCCGCTGCAGGGTGGACAGGGGCGCGGCGCCGACCTTCCCGAGGGTGTCGAGGCCGTACTCGCAGAGGGTGCGGGCGGTGGCGCGGCCGATGCCGGGCAGCTCGCCGACCGGCCGTTCGACGAGGAACTCCCGTACGCCGCCGTCCCCTTCGGGCACCGAGCGGGTCACGCCGGGGGCGGCGCCGCGCGCGGCCATCCGCGCCAGCATCGGCCCCGGCCCGGCGCCGATCGCGCACTCCACCCCGTACAGCGCGAGCGCCCGTACCCGGATCAGCGCGGCGAGGTCGACGGCGCTCCGGCCGAAGTAGCGCCGCGCGCCCCGGACGTCGACGAGCGCGGCGTCGGGCGGGAGCGCCTCGACCTGCGGGGTGAACTCGCGGAGCAGGGCAAGGAGTTGGGGTAGGAGCGCTTCGTGCATGGGAGGCAGCAGGAAGCGTACGTAAAGGGTGGTGACGCCATTGTGCATCCCGCGCCCCCCGTCGCTCATCCCGCGCTCGCCGTCGCTCATCCCGCGCTCCCCGGACTCCGGTGCCACAGCTTCCTCGTCGTCGCCGTCCCTTCACCCGCCGGGCGCAGGTCGGCCCAGGGGTGCATCTCGAAGCCGTTGGCCAGCCGGATGCGGCGGCCGCCGGCCGGGTCCTTGTCCTGCTCCTCCCCTTCGGGGTCCGGCTCCGCCAAGCGCAGTGCCACCGCGTCGAGGCCCCCCTCCGCACGTACCTCCGCCAGCTCCGCCAGGTTCCACGCCGCCGCGCCCACCACGCTGAGGCTGCGCGGCCCGCGGCGCTGCACCACGCCGCGTACGAGCAGCAGCCAGGAGTGGAAGACGGTGTGCGCGCACCGCTCGTGGGCGTCGTCGAAGAAGGCCAGGTCGATGAGGCCCGTGCCGTCGTCCAGGGTGGTGAAGATGACGCGCTTGCCGGAGCGGATCGGCGGGGTCTGCGTGGCGGCCTTGGCGCCCGCGACCAGGACGGTCGCGCCGTGTTCGGCTTCGCGCAGGCGCCGGGCGCTGAGCGCGCCGAGCTCGTCGAGGAAGGCGCGGTGGTCGCCCATGAGGTGGCGCGAGGAGTCCATGCCGAGGACGCCGAGTTCGGCGCTGAGCCGCTCCGCGTCGTCCAGGTCGGGCAGGCCCGCGGGGGCCGTCTTCCGCCCGCCCGCCAGGGGCAGTTGGGCGCCGGCCGCGCCGCGCGCGCCGCGCCGCAGTTCGGCCAGGTGGAGCTGCAGGTCGCGGCGGTTGGCGCCGAACGCGTCGAGCGCGCCGACCTGCGCGAGCCGCTGGGCGACCGGCTTGGAAGGCCTGGCACGCTCCCAGAAGTCGACGAGGGAGGTGTAGGGCTGACCGTCGGCGATCCGGGCGGCCTCGGCCTCGCTGATGCCGTGCACGTCGGAGAGCGCGAGCCGCAGCCCCCACCGGTCCGGAGCCCTCTCGGAACCGGAACCGGATTCAGAACCGGATTCAGAACCAGAACCAGACACCAGTTCGATACGGTGGGCGACCGCGGACCGGTTCACGTCCAGGGGAAGGATCGGCACCCCCCGCCGCCGCGCGTCCGCGAGCAGCAGCCGCTTCGGGTACATCCCGGGGTCGTGCGTGAGCAGCCCGGCGTAGAACGCGGCCGGGTGATGGGCCTTCAGCCACGCCGACTGGTAGGTGGGCACGGCGAAGGCCACCGCGTGCGCCTTGCAGAAGCCGTACGAGCCGAAGGCCTCGACGATCCCCCAGGTGCGGCCGATGGTCTCCGCGTCGTACCCCCTGGCCGCCGCGTGCTGCGCGAACCAGAAGCGGATCCGGCCCTGCGACTCGGGGTCGGAGAGCCCGCGCCGCACCCGGTCCGCCTCGTCGCGCCCGCAGCCGGTCATGATGTCGACGATCTGGATGACCTGCTCGTGGAAGACGACGACGCCGTACGTCTCCTTCAGGGGCTCCGCGAGGTCCGGGTGCGGGTAGCGGACGGGCGCGCGGCCGTGCCGGGACTCGATGAAGGGCCGGACCATGTCGGCGGCGACCGGTCCAGGACGGAACAGCGAGATGTCGACCACCAGGTCGTGGAAGGTCGCAGGCTGGAGCCGCCCGACCAGATCGCGCTGGCCCGGCGACTCGATCTGGAAGCAGCCCAGCGTCTCGGTGGACTTGATGAGTTGATACGTCGCCGGGTCGCCCGGCGGCACCTGGCGCGGGTCGTCGAGGTCCACGGCGTCGCCCGTGGCCCGCTCGACCTCCGCCACCGCGTGCGCCATCGCCGACTGCATCCGCACGCCGAGCACGTCCAGCTTGAGCAGGCCGAGGTCCTCGACGTCGTCCTTGTCGAACTGCGACATGGGCAGGCCCTCGCCGCTGGTCGGCATCACGGGGGTGCGGGCGAGCAGCGACGCGTCGGAGAGCAGCACCCCGCACGGGTGCATGGCGACCCCGCGCGGCAGCGCGTCCAGCGCCTCGACGAGGTCCCACAGCCGGTCGCGGTCCCCCAGCTCCTCGGCGATCTCCCGGAGTTCGGGCAGCTCCTTCATCGCGGAGCGTGCGTCGCGGGCGCGGATGTGCGGGAAGGCCTTGGCGATCCGGTCGATGTCGGCCGGGTCCATGGACAGGGCGGCGCCCACGTCGCGTACGGCGTGGCGCACCCGGTACGTCTCGGGCATGGCGACCGTCGCGACGCGCTCGGGGCCGAAGCGGTCGATGATCGCGCGGTAGACCTCCAGGCGGCGGGCCGACTCGACGTCGATGTCGATGTCCGGCAGGACGTGCCGCCGCTTGGACAGGAACCGCTCCATGAGCAGCCCGTGCTCGACGGGGTCGGCGTGCGCGATGCCGATGAGGTGGTTGACCAGGGACCCGGCGCCCGAGCCGCGCGCCGCGACCCGGATGCCCAGGCCGCGCACGTCGTCGACGACCTGGGCCACGGTCAGGAAGTACGAGGCGTATCCGTGGTGGTCGATGATGTCCAGCTCGTGGTGCATCCGCTCCCAGTAGTCGCGCCGTGAGTCGTAGCCGCGCAGGATCATGCCCGCCGCGGCCCGCGAGGCAAGGACGCGCTGCGCGGTGCGGCGCCCGGCGCCGACGAGGTGCGGTTCGGGGAAGCGTACGGAGCCGATGCCGATGTCGTCCTCCGGGTCGACGAGGCATTCGGCGGCGGCCGCCCTGGTCTGTTCGACGAGGCGGTGGGCGGTGTCGCGGCGGAAGCCCGCGGCCTCGACGACGCGTTCGGCGACCTGCAGCATGGCGTCGGCGCCTTTCAGCCACCGCTCGCCGCTGTCGAGTTCCTTGGTCGGGTCGACGGGGACGAGGCGGCGGGCGGCGTCGAGGACGTCCGCGACGGGGCCCTGGCCGGGGTCGGCGTAGCGCACGGCGTTGCTGAGGACGGGGCGCACGCCCTGCTCGGCGGCGAAGCCGACGGTGCGCGCGGCCAGGCGCAGCGAGCCGGGGCCCGTGCCCTCGCGGCCGTGCCAGACGGATTCCAGGCGCAGCGCGTCGCCGTACCGCTCGCGCCAGGGGGCGAGGAGGCGGGCGGCCCGGTCGGGGCGGCCCGCGGCGAGCGCGCGGCCCACGTCGGACGCGGGGCCGAGCAGCACGGTGAGGCCCTCGCCGTGGTTCTCCTGCCACGGCAG from the Streptomyces venezuelae genome contains:
- a CDS encoding lytic polysaccharide monooxygenase, which gives rise to MSARRKVARLAAVGVAPLALTALSVAPAAAHGSMTDPVSRVSACFQEGPESPRSAACKAAVAASGAQAFYDWNGVNIANAAGKSKEIIPDGKLCSAGNDKYKGLDLPRGDWPSSKLSAGNHTFRYKGTAPHKGSFELFVTKESYDPSKPLKWSDLEEKPFVKVTDPKMENGDYVFDGKIPAREGRHLIYSIWQRSDSPEAFYTCSDVVFGKDDGGSGGSAPAPAASAPTDQDIEAGADKSSVEHHGHGDADARTGAEATGAAPAAPAADEATGDNRPEVNGGAEKPVTTADGNLAETGGDSTTPYIAMGGAAILAVGAAAMFATTRRRASGRHGR
- a CDS encoding esterase/lipase family protein, yielding MLPWRRALRALAAALLVTGAVTLTPAATAAADTPQASTSRGWNDYDCRPSAAHPRPVVLVHGTFGNSVDNWLVLAPYLVKRGYCVYSLDYGQLPGVPFFNGLGPIDKSAEQLDVFVDKVLASTGAKKADLVGHSQGGMMPRHYLKFLGGAAKVNALIGLAPDNHGTTLLGLTKLLPYFPGIEDLLTTKTPSLADQVAGSPFLTKLNEGGDTVPGVRYTVIATKYDEVVTPYRTQFLTGPDVHNVTLQDLCPVALSEHVAIGITDRVAHHEVANALDPAHATPSTCLS
- a CDS encoding DNA polymerase thumb domain-containing protein yields the protein MSDGERGMSDGGRGMHNGVTTLYVRFLLPPMHEALLPQLLALLREFTPQVEALPPDAALVDVRGARRYFGRSAVDLAALIRVRALALYGVECAIGAGPGPMLARMAARGAAPGVTRSVPEGDGGVREFLVERPVGELPGIGRATARTLCEYGLDTLGKVGAAPLSTLQRLVGARAGRELSEKARGVDRTRVVPNAAARSLSVERPFPRDELDPFRHRRALLSGAEELGARMRGEDQVCRTLVLTVRYADRSTTTRSKALPEQTAHSTELAKAAYRMYEALGLQRARVRALSLRAEGLTSAERATHQLSFDPTDEKTRRIEEVADRARAKFGPGAIVPGTLAA
- a CDS encoding DNA polymerase III subunit alpha; this encodes MPGFTHLHTVSGFSLRYGASHPERLAERAAERGMDALALTDRDTLAGTVRFAKAAAKAGVRPLFGAELAVGAPAPARGEHRRTPVRGGAFIDESTPRVTFLARDGATGWAALCRLVTAAHRDGAEQGQGQGQGQPVLPWQENHGEGLTVLLGPASDVGRALAAGRPDRAARLLAPWRERYGDALRLESVWHGREGTGPGSLRLAARTVGFAAEQGVRPVLSNAVRYADPGQGPVADVLDAARRLVPVDPTKELDSGERWLKGADAMLQVAERVVEAAGFRRDTAHRLVEQTRAAAAECLVDPEDDIGIGSVRFPEPHLVGAGRRTAQRVLASRAAAGMILRGYDSRRDYWERMHHELDIIDHHGYASYFLTVAQVVDDVRGLGIRVAARGSGAGSLVNHLIGIAHADPVEHGLLMERFLSKRRHVLPDIDIDVESARRLEVYRAIIDRFGPERVATVAMPETYRVRHAVRDVGAALSMDPADIDRIAKAFPHIRARDARSAMKELPELREIAEELGDRDRLWDLVEALDALPRGVAMHPCGVLLSDASLLARTPVMPTSGEGLPMSQFDKDDVEDLGLLKLDVLGVRMQSAMAHAVAEVERATGDAVDLDDPRQVPPGDPATYQLIKSTETLGCFQIESPGQRDLVGRLQPATFHDLVVDISLFRPGPVAADMVRPFIESRHGRAPVRYPHPDLAEPLKETYGVVVFHEQVIQIVDIMTGCGRDEADRVRRGLSDPESQGRIRFWFAQHAAARGYDAETIGRTWGIVEAFGSYGFCKAHAVAFAVPTYQSAWLKAHHPAAFYAGLLTHDPGMYPKRLLLADARRRGVPILPLDVNRSAVAHRIELVSGSGSESGSESGSGSERAPDRWGLRLALSDVHGISEAEAARIADGQPYTSLVDFWERARPSKPVAQRLAQVGALDAFGANRRDLQLHLAELRRGARGAAGAQLPLAGGRKTAPAGLPDLDDAERLSAELGVLGMDSSRHLMGDHRAFLDELGALSARRLREAEHGATVLVAGAKAATQTPPIRSGKRVIFTTLDDGTGLIDLAFFDDAHERCAHTVFHSWLLLVRGVVQRRGPRSLSVVGAAAWNLAELAEVRAEGGLDAVALRLAEPDPEGEEQDKDPAGGRRIRLANGFEMHPWADLRPAGEGTATTRKLWHRSPGSAG